One stretch of Bombina bombina isolate aBomBom1 chromosome 7, aBomBom1.pri, whole genome shotgun sequence DNA includes these proteins:
- the LOC128636540 gene encoding olfactory receptor 1019-like: METSNLTFFIIKGISDNPDLQPLIFLMVLIIYLFSLCGNLTIIILVFLDSPLHTPMYFFLCNLSIMDLSSITTSLHKVLFIFITGNNIIYFPACITQFYIFGSISVCQLFILAAMGYDRYVAICNPLRYQMVMNQIVCVLLATLCWVIGFLEVLPTTWLLSKLSCYRSNEINHFFCDIVPLLAITCSDTSVLELYLCTGGFLIAGLIPFNLTMISYIFIVMTILKIRSSTGRRKAIFTCSSHLTVVILLYLTLFCQYLTPVSTEKLGAKKFSSLINTAAVPVLNPLIYSLKNKDVKSALERNLKTCKSVISML; encoded by the coding sequence ATGGAGACATCAAACCTGACatttttcattattaaagggatttCAGACAACCCTGACTTGCAGCCTTTAATATTCCTGATGGTTCTGATTATTTATCTCTTCAGCCTTTGTGGTAACCTGACTATAATTATACTTGTTTTTCTGGACTCTcctctgcacacgcctatgtacttCTTCTTGTGTAACTTGTCCATCATGGACCTATCTTCTATTACAACCTCTTTGCATAaggtcctttttatttttataacagggaataacattatttattttcctgCTTGTATTACCCAGTTTTATATATTTGGTTCCATTTCAGTATGTCAATTGTTTATACTAGCAGCTATGGGTTATGACCGGTATGTTGCCATCTGCAATCCCTTGAGATATCAGATGGTCATGAACCAAATAGTTTGTGTCTTGTTAGCCACTCTCTGCTGGGTAATAGGTTTTTTAGAAGTATTACCCACTACTTGGTTATTATCAAAACTTTCTTGTTATAGGTCCAACGAAATTAACCATTTTTTCTGTGATATTGTGCCTCTTTTAGCCATTACTTGTAGTGATACCTCTGTATTGGAACTTTATTTATGTACTGGAGGTTTTCTAATTGCTGGATTAATTCCATTTAATCTTACAATGATATCTTACATTTTTATTGTCATGACCATACTTAAGATTCGTTCAAGCACCGGAAGAAGAAAAGCCATCTTCACATGTTCCTCACACCTGACAGTGGTCATCCTTCTCTATTTGACTCTTTTTTGCCAATATTTAACACCAGTTTCAACAGAAAAATTGGGCGCTAAGAAGTTTTCATCACTAATTAATACAGCTGCTGTTCCCGTCCTAAACCCATTGATTTAcagcttaaaaaataaagatgtaaagTCCGCACTGGAAAGAAATCTAAAAACTTGTAAATCTGTAATTTCAATGTTATAA